In one Parageobacillus genomosp. 1 genomic region, the following are encoded:
- a CDS encoding nitrilase-related carbon-nitrogen hydrolase — MGRLESVKVAAVQFESHLGDLDGNRHRMLELAEEAAENGARLIVFPEMATSGYIFENRQEIAPYVEPIPGPTTELFQAVAKKYSCYLVIGLPEVDPITEIFYNSAVLIGPEGVVGRYRKTHLFAADPRWAREGNEGIPVFSTKIGSIAMLICMDAMYFEPARIAALKGADIIAFPTNWVGERNNPPSKTWSLRAMENGLCWVAANRWGQERGAQFTGGSAVIGPEGEVQDWKLSGDGIVYGVYQPHGDRKRRILEFRQPKAYQDLLLHPYLWKEGATRPIPPQVSFEVCVAQLSNRGTLEQWLSNVSKWLESHKNEANFKHRLIILPEMDITGAEGTETSLEFYQHSLHSIASKYGVYIVAAVPQNIDGHRVPTAFLLGPEGCIGTYQQVHRDALGRGGYGSLGFCTLELPFARIGLLTGGDAEFPESYRILAKQGADLIAVSASGTETYHSWMQRIWAHENDVIMAVAEPCEYGRSLLFLHRQLDCEGQPDREEVLSGIFLPEMTSLARSRPFLRRLKNELYDLLVLNKTN, encoded by the coding sequence ATGGGCAGGTTAGAATCTGTTAAAGTGGCGGCCGTTCAATTCGAATCACACTTAGGCGATTTGGATGGAAATCGGCATCGTATGCTGGAGTTGGCCGAAGAAGCGGCGGAAAACGGCGCGAGATTGATTGTTTTCCCTGAAATGGCCACGTCAGGGTATATCTTTGAGAACCGCCAAGAAATCGCTCCCTATGTGGAACCGATCCCTGGCCCTACAACGGAACTTTTCCAAGCCGTGGCTAAAAAGTATTCCTGCTATCTAGTCATCGGGCTACCAGAGGTCGATCCAATTACCGAAATTTTTTACAATTCAGCCGTATTGATCGGTCCTGAAGGAGTGGTCGGGCGCTACCGGAAAACGCATCTTTTTGCTGCCGACCCCCGTTGGGCCCGCGAAGGCAATGAAGGGATCCCTGTATTCTCCACCAAAATTGGGAGTATAGCTATGCTGATTTGCATGGATGCGATGTATTTTGAACCAGCAAGAATAGCCGCACTCAAGGGAGCGGATATTATTGCTTTTCCGACGAATTGGGTAGGGGAGAGGAATAATCCTCCGAGCAAAACTTGGTCTTTGCGAGCCATGGAAAATGGCCTTTGCTGGGTAGCCGCTAACCGTTGGGGACAGGAACGCGGGGCACAGTTTACGGGAGGAAGTGCAGTCATTGGTCCTGAAGGCGAGGTTCAGGATTGGAAGTTGTCAGGAGATGGGATTGTATACGGCGTATATCAACCTCATGGCGACCGAAAACGGAGAATACTGGAGTTCCGGCAGCCGAAAGCTTATCAGGACCTGCTCCTGCACCCATATCTTTGGAAGGAAGGAGCGACTCGCCCTATCCCGCCGCAAGTATCTTTCGAGGTCTGCGTCGCTCAGCTATCGAATCGCGGAACACTGGAACAGTGGCTGTCCAATGTTTCGAAATGGTTGGAATCGCACAAGAACGAAGCAAATTTCAAGCATCGGTTAATCATTTTGCCTGAGATGGACATCACTGGAGCAGAGGGGACGGAAACGAGTCTCGAATTCTATCAACATTCTCTTCATTCCATCGCTTCCAAATATGGAGTGTATATTGTTGCTGCGGTCCCACAAAATATAGACGGGCATCGCGTGCCAACAGCCTTTCTTTTAGGACCGGAAGGCTGCATAGGAACCTATCAGCAAGTCCATAGGGATGCTTTAGGACGAGGGGGATATGGAAGCTTAGGATTCTGTACGCTGGAGCTGCCGTTTGCCAGAATCGGTCTTCTCACGGGGGGAGATGCGGAATTTCCGGAATCCTACCGCATCTTGGCCAAACAGGGAGCGGATCTCATTGCTGTTTCGGCCAGTGGTACAGAGACGTATCATTCTTGGATGCAACGCATCTGGGCGCATGAAAATGATGTCATCATGGCAGTGGCTGAACCTTGCGAATATGGTAGAAGTCTCCTATTCCTGCATCGTCAGTTGGACTGCGAAGGGCAGCCGGATCGGGAAGAAGTCCTAAGTGGAATCTTTTTGCCGGAAATGACTTCTTTAGCACGGAGCAGACCTTTTTTAAGGCGTTTGAAAAACGAATTATATGATCTGCTAGTACTAAACAAGACCAATTGA
- a CDS encoding AIR synthase related protein → MGALHSLVRELQDFIGVTRKKAIQSPLKAFQNVWNFGSTLDPIGDDAAILVTGNEYLLLSCDAIYPQLVAVEPFWAGYCSVLVSVNDIYAMGGKPTAAVNLLSAPDDNMSETIAQGMAEACRKYGVPMVGGHYLPEETAGVATAMVGRATHLLRCFHGRPGQWLMVAVDLEGRQFKNYLQWDSTSFRTPQDLQSKLAVLPIIAELQLATAARDISNAGLIGTLAMLAETSGCGARVDLDSIPKPYNVDFSKWIKMFPGYGFILAVDPEQADKVQALFQKEQITARVIGELTEAPRILLHSEEGEAVLFDWSKESLVVGDYGG, encoded by the coding sequence GTGGGCGCGCTGCACTCCCTAGTTCGTGAATTGCAAGATTTCATCGGTGTAACTCGAAAAAAGGCGATCCAATCGCCGTTGAAAGCATTTCAAAATGTATGGAATTTCGGTTCTACCTTGGATCCGATTGGAGATGATGCAGCGATTCTGGTCACGGGAAACGAGTACCTCCTTCTGTCTTGTGATGCCATTTATCCGCAGTTGGTAGCCGTTGAACCTTTCTGGGCCGGTTATTGCTCTGTCTTGGTGAGTGTCAATGATATCTATGCGATGGGGGGAAAGCCGACTGCCGCGGTTAATTTGTTGAGTGCTCCTGATGATAATATGTCAGAAACGATTGCTCAGGGTATGGCAGAGGCTTGCCGGAAGTATGGGGTTCCTATGGTCGGCGGGCACTATTTGCCGGAAGAAACAGCAGGAGTGGCGACGGCCATGGTTGGGAGAGCCACCCATCTATTGCGTTGTTTTCATGGCCGGCCAGGTCAATGGCTGATGGTCGCGGTCGATCTGGAAGGCCGCCAGTTTAAGAATTATTTGCAGTGGGATAGCACGAGCTTCCGTACGCCGCAAGATCTCCAAAGCAAGCTGGCTGTTTTGCCGATAATTGCTGAACTTCAGTTGGCTACTGCTGCCCGCGATATCAGCAACGCAGGGCTTATTGGAACATTAGCTATGTTGGCTGAAACTTCAGGATGCGGTGCGCGAGTTGATCTGGACAGCATACCTAAACCGTATAACGTAGATTTTTCTAAATGGATAAAAATGTTTCCGGGATACGGATTCATTTTGGCCGTTGATCCTGAGCAAGCGGACAAAGTTCAGGCGCTTTTCCAGAAAGAACAGATTACAGCACGAGTCATTGGTGAATTAACAGAGGCCCCCCGCATTCTCCTTCATTCGGAAGAGGGGGAAGCGGTTCTTTTCGATTGGTCTAAAGAATCATTAGTGGTAGGAGATTATGGAGGTTAG
- a CDS encoding MSMEG_0565 family glycosyltransferase: MKIALYTYSTRPRGGVVHTLALAEALQDAGNEVVIYSLSRNGSSFFRPVKTAVKLIPFSSRSDEEFESRILRYIDTYVEALEEEPLDTFDIHHAQDCISANSLYQLREKGAIPFFCRTVHHLDDFTSPVLVQCQNRSVVEPDALITVSRYWQDRLESIYGRTSQVIYNGVEQRFFQEAGNRALMRDKHELEGKTVFLTIGGIEPRKNTLRILRAYARVKEVVPESVLLIVGGDTLFDYQYYRKSFFEELSRLPSYVQEGVRIVGSVDNQTLFHLYHIADCFVQPSIKEGWGLAILEAMAVGVPVIASDIPVFQEYLADSHNALLANPEDDEAIARQMIRAVREKDLADTLILNGKATASQYTWMAAAKEHMKLYRRMMNRGRAALPSS; encoded by the coding sequence TTGAAGATCGCACTCTATACCTATTCGACAAGGCCGAGAGGCGGTGTTGTCCATACATTGGCTTTGGCTGAGGCGTTACAAGATGCGGGGAATGAAGTGGTCATCTATTCTTTGTCACGAAATGGATCGAGCTTTTTTCGTCCCGTAAAAACGGCTGTCAAGCTTATCCCCTTTTCTTCCCGTTCCGATGAAGAATTTGAGTCCCGCATTCTTCGGTATATCGATACGTATGTGGAGGCGCTAGAAGAGGAACCGCTTGATACTTTTGATATTCATCACGCTCAGGATTGTATCAGTGCAAACAGTTTGTATCAACTAAGAGAGAAGGGGGCAATCCCCTTCTTCTGCCGGACTGTTCATCATTTAGACGATTTTACGAGTCCTGTTTTGGTTCAGTGTCAAAACCGTTCGGTTGTCGAACCAGATGCTTTAATTACGGTCAGCCGTTATTGGCAAGATCGTTTGGAATCTATATATGGACGGACTTCGCAGGTTATTTATAACGGCGTTGAGCAACGTTTTTTTCAAGAAGCGGGAAACAGGGCACTGATGCGTGATAAGCATGAGTTAGAGGGAAAAACGGTCTTTCTGACGATCGGCGGGATCGAACCGAGGAAAAACACTCTGAGAATCCTGCGTGCCTATGCAAGAGTAAAAGAAGTTGTCCCGGAAAGTGTGCTTCTCATTGTTGGCGGGGATACGCTGTTTGATTACCAGTATTATAGGAAGTCTTTTTTTGAAGAATTGAGCCGCTTACCATCCTATGTTCAGGAAGGAGTACGAATTGTAGGGTCCGTTGATAATCAAACGTTATTTCACCTTTACCACATTGCCGATTGTTTCGTTCAACCTTCCATCAAGGAAGGATGGGGATTGGCAATTCTTGAAGCTATGGCTGTCGGTGTTCCAGTCATTGCCTCAGACATCCCGGTATTTCAGGAGTATTTAGCTGATTCTCATAATGCGTTATTGGCAAACCCTGAGGATGATGAGGCCATTGCCCGGCAGATGATCCGAGCAGTTAGAGAAAAAGACCTTGCCGACACGCTTATTTTGAACGGAAAGGCAACGGCTAGCCAATATACATGGATGGCTGCTGCTAAAGAACATATGAAGCTTTACAGGAGGATGATGAATCGTGGGCGCGCTGCACTCCCTAGTTCGTGA
- a CDS encoding methylenetetrahydrofolate reductase, translating to MSIYLGNELVSPNYFTVTSEMVPPRSWNPSPLVEQAVRARGYVDAVDLSDNLLAIARLSPVVGAFFIRQVGMEPIVQINLRDRNRMGIQSDLMGLAALGIKNITILGGYPAKIGTEPNAKEVYDMETMELVRYVRRFVDEGKLFDNTVMEEAPQMAIGVVENIAGKPVKELIDRLEAKIDAGANFVRTQLVFDIELLEEWMEEARRRGLHERSYIMASILPLRDADHVDAVLKIPGIAIPENIIKRIKEANSPDEGTKMVVELIHKLRNIDGIRGIHIRPLGGMDHFVSKIVREAGLMNRKLEKVTEYVS from the coding sequence ATGTCTATATACTTGGGAAATGAATTGGTTTCGCCGAATTATTTCACTGTTACGTCCGAAATGGTACCGCCGCGGAGCTGGAATCCTAGTCCGCTTGTTGAGCAAGCCGTTAGAGCCAGAGGTTATGTGGATGCAGTGGATCTTAGTGATAACCTGTTGGCTATTGCCCGATTGTCACCTGTTGTTGGTGCCTTTTTTATCCGTCAGGTGGGGATGGAACCGATTGTGCAGATTAATCTGCGGGACCGTAACCGAATGGGGATTCAAAGCGATCTGATGGGATTGGCAGCTTTAGGAATCAAAAATATCACGATTTTGGGAGGCTATCCAGCAAAGATCGGAACAGAGCCAAACGCTAAAGAGGTTTATGATATGGAGACAATGGAACTCGTGCGCTATGTACGCCGCTTCGTAGATGAAGGAAAGCTGTTTGACAATACCGTGATGGAAGAAGCTCCGCAGATGGCGATTGGAGTCGTTGAAAATATCGCCGGCAAACCAGTCAAGGAATTGATTGACCGTTTGGAAGCAAAAATAGATGCCGGTGCCAATTTTGTTCGTACACAGTTGGTATTCGACATTGAACTGTTGGAAGAGTGGATGGAGGAAGCACGCCGCCGGGGTCTGCACGAACGTTCATATATTATGGCTAGTATCTTGCCACTAAGGGATGCAGACCATGTGGATGCAGTGTTAAAAATTCCGGGTATTGCGATTCCGGAAAACATCATTAAACGAATCAAAGAGGCGAATTCGCCTGATGAAGGAACGAAGATGGTGGTGGAGTTGATTCATAAACTTCGAAATATCGATGGAATAAGGGGAATTCATATCCGGCCGCTTGGAGGCATGGACCACTTTGTAAGCAAGATTGTGAGAGAGGCAGGATTAATGAATCGGAAACTGGAGAAAGTGACAGAATATGTGTCTTAA
- a CDS encoding MSMEG_0572/Sll0783 family nitrogen starvation response protein, with the protein MANLNENELKSLNEIPHPSLPEGTKLYGDTKVFPDYKANPGEKLLVLVHGIAHESSLSYVAILQAIRAQRKGFETAIYLYGTGAINATATRGFPTVGKSAFGGMLNINESLATFIKEGGKVYVCRFGLSLHGIREEDLIEGTIPVHPLDLLDCLIEYHRAGAFIFSTFQI; encoded by the coding sequence ATGGCAAATTTAAATGAAAACGAATTGAAGTCCCTGAATGAAATCCCGCATCCGAGTTTACCGGAAGGAACGAAATTGTATGGAGATACCAAAGTCTTCCCTGACTACAAAGCAAACCCTGGAGAGAAGCTTTTAGTTTTAGTGCATGGTATTGCCCATGAATCTTCCTTATCTTACGTGGCAATCTTGCAAGCCATTCGTGCCCAGCGCAAAGGGTTTGAAACAGCCATCTATTTATACGGAACAGGGGCCATTAACGCTACAGCTACCCGGGGCTTTCCAACGGTCGGCAAATCGGCTTTTGGAGGGATGTTAAATATTAATGAAAGCTTGGCTACGTTTATCAAAGAAGGGGGAAAAGTTTATGTTTGCCGTTTTGGATTAAGTTTGCATGGCATTCGGGAAGAGGATCTGATTGAAGGGACTATACCGGTTCACCCGTTGGATCTTCTGGACTGTCTCATTGAGTATCATCGCGCCGGAGCATTTATTTTTAGCACGTTCCAGATTTAA
- a CDS encoding amidohydrolase family protein yields MCCMHHHNPPGGGSKQWEHSAPSAGENKLQEEKPLTMGFGRKVYSVHNHVGVLDPWPFYESEEPISPADPGPATSEELTRFMECRGIEKCLIMPNYGIPVQEQPFRLNELVVRLCREGKGRVAGALWVSGLPQNRELTEKALTMLDEPGIRALKMSYLLGGTPDPRKWDEATLQLHEKIFNEARERNIPIHFHTSPGGSSDITNFFELIKRYGKDLKIHLVHMGGGVSGHIRLISQWRDLIEGGYQVYIDSSWAIGFAVRRLLKEIDQTGIGVDRFLFGCDEPWSDYEGEFWKIQGAPISDEIKERVFWANAEEQYFSKLV; encoded by the coding sequence ATGTGTTGCATGCATCACCACAATCCGCCGGGCGGCGGCAGCAAGCAATGGGAACATAGTGCACCATCCGCTGGGGAGAACAAATTACAGGAAGAAAAGCCCCTGACCATGGGGTTTGGCCGAAAAGTTTATAGCGTCCACAATCATGTCGGAGTTTTAGATCCGTGGCCATTCTATGAATCGGAAGAACCGATCTCGCCCGCGGATCCCGGCCCGGCAACTTCGGAAGAATTGACCCGATTTATGGAATGCAGGGGAATAGAAAAATGTCTCATCATGCCTAATTACGGGATTCCTGTTCAAGAACAGCCTTTTAGGCTTAATGAATTGGTCGTTCGGCTGTGCCGGGAAGGCAAAGGTCGGGTTGCCGGTGCATTATGGGTATCCGGATTGCCGCAGAACCGTGAATTAACGGAAAAAGCCTTAACGATGCTGGATGAACCAGGCATTCGCGCCCTGAAGATGAGCTACTTGCTGGGAGGTACTCCTGACCCGAGAAAATGGGATGAAGCAACCTTACAGCTCCATGAAAAGATTTTCAATGAGGCAAGAGAAAGAAATATTCCAATTCATTTTCATACAAGCCCAGGAGGGAGTTCAGATATAACCAATTTTTTTGAGTTGATCAAACGTTACGGCAAAGATCTTAAAATCCACTTGGTACATATGGGGGGAGGTGTGAGCGGCCACATCCGGCTTATTTCCCAATGGCGAGATCTCATTGAAGGCGGATACCAAGTCTATATTGATTCAAGTTGGGCCATCGGCTTTGCCGTACGCAGACTATTGAAGGAAATAGATCAAACAGGAATCGGCGTTGATCGCTTTTTATTCGGGTGTGATGAGCCTTGGAGCGATTATGAAGGTGAGTTTTGGAAAATTCAAGGTGCCCCAATCTCCGATGAAATTAAAGAACGGGTTTTTTGGGCGAACGCAGAAGAGCAGTATTTTAGCAAGTTGGTCTAA